The Carassius gibelio isolate Cgi1373 ecotype wild population from Czech Republic chromosome B9, carGib1.2-hapl.c, whole genome shotgun sequence genome includes a region encoding these proteins:
- the LOC127964593 gene encoding lactase/phlorizin hydrolase produces MMKVLEGFLSLGLLAVFWSSSNAEQQDFMSLAGPLTTSQTSPSNEDHVFNCGGPLPQQSRAYFLYLQSRGVTHFKVPLSWSLILPSGDPNQPHEDTVKCYKTLVQQLTESGIKPLLVLHRSAVPEPFRARFGGWENPLLVQMFEQYAGFVFSTFKDLVDTIITFSHLHELHDVQLQNAVQSHANIYNQMFKALHLSLGIRASDINSFYQMGPKIMAHVDFISLHLQYNCKLETLLTEELRKFQIGSGQKPILMYQLTVEDCDGYEDQFEPLHPIFGVLQNKDLHIMGCDITHLSEKLDQEESLKSLQMENTKTVSHQKSASAFSYQKVWEKFRSQTAAERDQFLSGSFPVDFDWSVSSESFKVEGGWTEHGKGETIWDRFSHEGHVFGNQTTDLACDSYHKVDYDVYLLRGMMVPNYQFSISWARIFSTGRKESLIEKGVAYYDKMIDTLLQSGIEPTVTLHHWDLPQALQDSGGWENDSIVEAFKEFSDFCFSHYGDRVKTWITFGSPWVVSNLGYGTGEHPPRVKDPIITSYKVTHNILKSHAEAWHIYNDNYRKLQGGKVGIALNSDWAEPSDPSSDQDVAAAERYLNFMLGWFAHPIFVDGDYPTVLKEQIAKKKELCGKDLAILPVFTEAETQRIQGTADFFGLNHHTSRLISESLNSCDAGQNNVGDFQTHIDPTWPPTASDQIQSVPWGLRRLLNYISLEYTSITKVPIYITGNGMPTEYDGDVFGDTERVDYLKAYINEAMKAVLLDEIDVQRFTVQSLMDGFEGPQGYSQRFGLHYVDFEDPDRPRTPKASAYYYSKVIEQNGFTDTATKAKMQMYRNKIEITGLPNLPPSEVPSKSKVVWEKFSPQTKFERQLYHYGTFPDGFHWGVSSSAYQVEGGWNADGKGPSVWDTFTVKPGNIPNDDNGKVACDSYNKIDEDLHMLRALKVKTYRFSLSWSRIFPNGYKSSLNQKGVDYYNRLINGLIANNIAPMVTLYHWDLPQALQDISGWDNPEMINIFNEYCDFCYATFGDRVKFWITFNEPQTIAWSGYGLGQIPPNVKQPGDAPYRVAHNLLKAHAQAYHTYDEKYRASQGGLVSISLNAEWAEPLDIHVPREVVAADRALQFQLGWFAHPIFKNGDYPEAMKWQVGNKSELQGLTESRLPSFTDEDKAFIQGTADVFCINTYTTKVVRHVTSRLNIESYETDQDVEKDNADGSENTAVNEQKAVAWGLRRLLSWLKEEYGDPEIYITENGVATGTDITVDDTDRIFFLKTYIDEALKAHNLDGVRVKGYIASSLMDSFEWLKGYTVGYGLHYVNFKHSSRPRTPKRSAHLYFDIMRNNGFPLPTEEEMLYGHFPEGFIWSTATAAYQIEGAWRADGKGLSIWDKFAHTSLKISQDENGDIACDSYNKIPEDINSLKTLRVNHYRFSISWPRIMPDGTNRKINEAGLNYYHRLVDALLAANIKPQVTLYHWDLPQALQDVGGWENDTIVERFRDYADVVFNSLGDKVKFWITINEPYNVAMIGHGYGSAAPGISFRPGTAPYVVAHNLIKAHAEAWHVYNDKYRAKHGGIVGITINSDWAEPRNPYKQEDVDAAIRVIQFQIGWFAHPVFNGDYSDLMKNIIRERSLAAGRPQSRLPEFTPAEVARIKGTHDYFGFNHYTTVLAYNMDYKNLEHYDADRGAGTVADRTWLDSGSFWLKVTPVGFRKILNFIKEEYGDPPVYITENGVSERGSTDLNDVHRIHYYDNYINQALKAYLLDGVDIRGYAAWTLMDNLEWATGFDDKFGFFYVNRSDPSLPRIPKKSVWHYASLINCNGFISPGESPHECQIHEPDVDIPGTTPPSPPGEELLVSFLGLEVPGPDATLALNVLFSLTVIAAVAVVLMAYGLVKKSKKQKRPVEEHIDLEKKDKF; encoded by the exons ATGATGAAGGTCCTAGAGGGATTTCTTTCTCTAGGTTTGTTGGCTGTTTTTTGGAGCTCCAGTAATGCAGAGCAACAGGACTTCATGTCACTTGCTGGCCCCCTGACAACCAGCCAGACTTCACCTTCAAATGAAGATCATGTGTTTAACTGTGGAGGTCCACTGCCTCAACAATCCAGAGCCTACTTCCTGTACCTTCAGAGCAGAGGGGTGACCCACTTTAAAGTTCCCCTGTCCTGGTCTCTCATCCTTCCCTCAGGTGATCCCAACCAGCCGCATGAAGACACTGTGAAGTGCTACAAGACGCTCGTGCAGCAGCTGACTGAATCTGGCATCAAACCTCTGCTGGTTCTCCATCGTTCGGCTGTACCAGAACCCTTCAGAGCCAGGTTTGGAGGCTGGGAGAATCCATTACTGGTGCAGATGTTTGAGCAGTATGCAGGATTTGTGTTCAGCACATTTAAAGATCTTGTGGACACAATCATCACATTCAGTCACCTGCATGAGCTACATGACGTGCAACTGCAAAATGCTGTCCAGTCTCATGCAAATATTTATAATCAAATGTTCAAAG caCTTCATTTGTCTCTTGGGATCAGAGCAAGTGATATTAACTCCTTTTATCAAATGGGGCCAAAAATCATG GCGCATGTGGATTTCATCTCTCTGCATCTACAGTACAACTGCAAATTGGAGACACTTCTAACGGAGGAACTGAGGAAGTTTCAG attggcagtGGTCAAAAGCCCATCCTTATGTATCAGCTGACAGTCGAAGACTGTGATGGATATGAAGATCAATTTGAACCACTTCATCCAATTTTTGGAG TTTTACAGAACAAAGATCTTCACATCATGGGGTGTGACATCACACACCTTTCTGAAAAGCTAGATCAGGAAGAATCCCTTAAAAG TTTACAGATGGAAAATACTAAGACAGTCTCGCATCAGAAATCAGCTTCTGCATTCTCATACCAAAAGGTCTGGGAGAAATTCAGGAGTCAAACTGCAGCTGAGCGTGATCAGTTCTTGAGCGGTTCATTCCCTGTTGATTTTGACTGGTCTGTCTCCAGTGAAAGTTTCAAAGTGGAGGGTGGATGGACTGAACACGGGAAGGGTGAGACAATATGGGACCGATTTAGTCATGAGGGTCATGTCTTTGGAAACCAGACCACTGATTTGGCCTGTGATAGTTATCACAAGGTGGACTATGATGTGTATCTGCTTAGGGGCATGATGGTACCTAATTATCAGTTCTCAATTTCCTGGGCTCGCATTTTCTCCACCGGACGCAAAGAAAGTTTGATTGAAAAAGGTGTTGCTTATTATGATAAGATGATTGATACACTCCTTCAATCTGGCATCGAGCCCACTGTTACCCTGCATCACTGGGACCTTCCCCAAGCTCTGCAGGACTCAGGCGGCTGGGAAAATGACTCTATTGTGGAAGCTTTCAAAGAATTTTCTGATTTCTGCTTCTCACATTATGGAGACAGAGTCAAGACATGGATCACCTTTGGCAGCCCATGGGTAGTGAGCAACTTGGGGTACGGAACAGGGGAACATCCCCCGAGAGTGAAAGACCCAATAATCACATCTTACAAG gtGACACACAATATTCTAAAATCTCATGCTGAAGCCTGGcatatttataatgataattacaGAAAACTGCAGGGTGGAAAAGTTGGCATTGCTCTTAACTCCGATTGGGCAGAGCCAAGTGATCCCTCAAGTGATCAGGATGTAGCAGCAGCCGAGCGTTATCTAAACTTCATGCTGGGCTGGTTTGCTCATCCTATATTTGTAGATGGAGACTATCCAACTGTGTTAAAAGAACAAATTGCGAAAAAGAAAGAATTATGTGGTAAAGACCTGGCAATACTCCCTGTTTTTACTGAGGCTGAGACACAAAGAATTCAAGGCACAGCTGATTTCTTTGGACTGAATCACCACACTTCCCGGCTGATTAGTGAGAGCTTGAATAGTTGTGATGCTGGACAGAATAATGTCGGGGACTTCCAGACTCATATTGATCCAACATGGCCCCCCACAGCTTCtgaccagatccagtctgttccGTGGGGCCTTCGAAGATTATTGAACTACATCTCTTTAGAGTACACGTCCATCACAAAAGTGCCCATCTACATCACAGGAAATGGAATGCCAACTGAATACGATGGTGACGTGTTCGGTGACACTGAGCGTGTCGACTATCTCAAAGCCTACATTAATGAGGCAATGAAAG CTGTGCTTTTAGATGAAATTGACGTCCAGAGGTTTACAGTCCAGTCTCTAATGGATGGATTTGAGGGTCCTCAAGGCTACAGTCAACGCTTTGGATTGCACTACGTGGACTTTGAAGATCCTGACAGACCAAGAACCCCCAAAGCATCAGCATATTACTACTCAAAGGTGATTGAACAAAATGGATTTACTGATACTGCGACAAAGGCTAAGATGCAAATGTATAGAAATAAAATTGAGATCACTGGTCTCCCTAATCTGCCACCATCTGAAGTTCCTTCAAAATCCAAGGTTGTTTGGGAAAAGTTTTCCCCTCAGACCAAGTTTGAGAGACAGCTTTATCACTATGGAACATTTCCAGATGGATTCCACTGGGGTGTCTCATCTTCAGCATATCAGGTAGAAGGTGGCTGGAATGCAGATGGAAAAGGACCAAGTGTTTGGGATACTTTCACTGTAAAGCCTGGTAATATCCCAAACGATGACAATGGTAAAGTTGCATGTGACAGTTATAATAAAATAGATGAGGATCTACACATGTTGAGAGCCTTAAAAGTAAAGACTTACAGATTCTCCTTGTCATGGTCTCGAATTTTTCCCAACGGCTATAAATCTTCTCTTAACCAGAAGGGAGTGGACTATTACAACAGGCTCATAAATGGTCTCATAGCAAACAATATCGCACCCATGGTGACTCTCTACCACTGGGACCTGCCACAAGCTTTGCAGGACATCAGCGGTTGGGACAACCCTGAAATGATTAACATATTCAATGAATACTGTGACTTTTGCTATGCAACATTTGGAGACAGGGTGAAGTTTTGGATCACATTTAATGAACCTCAGACAATTGCATGGTCCGGATATGGACTGGGTCAGATTCCACCAAATGTGAAACAACCCGGAGACGCACCATACAGGGTTGCACACAACCTCCTGAAAGCTCATGCACAAGCTTATCATACATATGATGAGAAATACAGGGCATCTCAAGGAGGACTGGTATCCATTAGTCTGAATGCTGAATGGGCAGAACCCCTAGACATCCATGTTCCTCGAGAGGTGGTGGCTGCTGATCGAGCCCTTCAGTTCCAGCTAGGCTGGTTTGCACATCCCATCTTTAAAAATGGTGACTACCCTGAAGCCATGAAGTGGCAGGTTGGAAACAAGAGTGAACTTCAAGGCTTGACAGAATCCAGATTGCCTTCTTTTACTGATGAAGACAAAGCCTTTATCCAAGGAACAGCTGATGTATTCTGCATTAATACATACACTACCAAAGTCGTGCGTCATGTGACCAGCAGACTCAATATTGAGTCTTATGAAACTGATCAGGATGTTGAAAAGGACAATGCAGATGgctctgaaaatacagctgttaaTGAGCAGAAGGCTGTTGCTTGGGGACTCAGGAGACTTCTTAGCTGGTTAAAGGAAGAGTATGGAGACCCTGAGATTTATATTACAGAAAATGGTGTGGCTACAGGCACTGACATAACAGTTGATGACACTGATCGAATATTCTTCCTGAAGACCTATATTGATGAGGCTCTTAAAG CACACAATCTGGATGGAGTACGTGTCAAGGGTTACATTGCTTCCTCTCTAATGGACTCCTTCGAGTGGCTGAAAGGCTACACTGTTGGCTATGGACTTCACTATGTGAACTTTAAACATTCAAGTCGGCCAAGAACTCCAAAGCGCTCTGCTCACCTCTACTTTGATATAATGAGAAATAATGGCTTTCCATTGCCAACAGAGGAAGAAATGCTATATGGACATTTCCCAGAGGGATTTATATGGAGCACGGCAACTGCTGCCTATCAg ATAGAGGGCGCCTGGAGAGCCGATGGAAAAGGTCTCAGCATCTGGGACAAATTTGCTCATACTTCTTTAAAGATATCACAGGATGAAAATGGTGACATTGCCTGTGACAGCTACAACAAAATCCCTGAGGATATCAATAGTCTCAAAACTCTCAGGGTCAACCACTATCGGTTTTCTATTTCATGGCCCAGAATCATGCCAGATGGAACAAACAGGAAAATTAATGAAGCTGGACTCAACTACTATCATAGACTAGTAGATGCTCTTTTGGCAGCCAATATCAAGCCGCAG GTGACTTTGTACCACTGGGATCTCCCACAAGCACTTCAGGATGTTGGTGGCTGGGAAAATGACACCATTGTCGAGAGGTTCAGAGACTACGCTGATGTTGTATTCAACAGTCTGGGAGACAAAGTAAAGTTCTGGATCACTATAAATGAACCCTACAATGTTGCAATGATAGGACATGGCTATGGAAGTGCAGCACCAG GTATAAGTTTTAGACCAGGCACTGCACCATATGTTGTGGCACACAACCTCATCAAGGCTCATGCTGAGGCCTGGCATGTGTATAATGACAAGTATCGTGCAAAACACGGTGGCATCGTTGGCATCACGATAAACTCTGACTGGGCTGAACCAAGAAACCCATATAAACAGGAAGACGTGGATGCTGCCATTCGTGTAATTCAG TTCCAGATTGGTTGGTTTGCTCATCCAGTGTTCAATGGAGATTACAGCGATTTAATGAAGAACATAATTCGAGAGAGAAGTTTAGCGGCTGGCCGACCACAATCAAG GCTTCCAGAATTTACCCCGGCAGAAGTAGCAAGGATTAAGGGAACTCATGACTATTTTGGATTCAACCACTACACCACTGTCTTAGCCTATAACATGGACTACAAGAACCTCGAGCATTATGATGCAGACAG GGGTGCAGGAACGGTTGCGGATCGTACATGGTTGGATTCTGGATCCTTCTGGTTGAAAGTAACTCCAGTGGGATTCAGAAAAATTCTGAATTTCATTAAGGAGGAATATGGAGACCCTCCTGTTTACATTACAGAGAATGGAGTATCAGAACGAGGGTCAACGGATCTGAATGATGTTCACCGAATCCACTACTATGATAACTATATCAATCAGGCCCTAAAAG CGTATTTGCTGGATGGAGTAGACATCCGTGGCTATGCTGCCTGGACACTAATGGACAATCTGGAATGGGCGACGGGTTTTGATGATAAATTTGGCTTTTTCTATGTAAATCGGTCAGATCCTTCTTTACCACGTATTCCTAAGAAATCTGTCTGGCACTATGCATCATTAATCAACTGCAATGGCTTCATAAGCCCAGGAGAAAGTCCACATGAATGTCAGATCCATGAACCTGATGTTGACATCCCCG GTACTACTCCTCCATCTCCTCCTGGTGAGGAACTGTTGGTTAGTTTCTTAGGCTTGGAAGTGCCAGGTCCTGATGCTACACTGGCTCTCAATGTCCTCTTCAGTCTCACTGTTATTGCAGCAGTCGCTGTTGTCCTCATGGCGTATGGACTTGTCAAGAAATCCAAGAAACAAAAACGTCCTGTAGAGGAACACATTGACCTTGAGAAAAAAGACAAGTTCTGA